A single Natranaerobius thermophilus JW/NM-WN-LF DNA region contains:
- the flgG gene encoding flagellar basal-body rod protein FlgG, translating into MFRSLWTGASGMNAQQKNMDVVSNNLANANTTGYKNSRAEFQDLIYATLERPDGPDDLGDDGRSTPAGIQIGHGAKNSATLRDFSTGSMQETEQDFDLAIEGDGFFIIEGTEGEEYYTRDGSFKIDGEGNLVTSDGLHVQSFDGEIPQEATNVSITEEGRVIATLEDGETDEIGEIEIASFINPAGLEAQGSNLYSATAASGDASVGLPGENGRGQLQQGFLEGSNVNIAEEMVNMITAQRAYETNSKSIQSTDEMMSIANNLKM; encoded by the coding sequence ATGTTTCGTTCTTTATGGACGGGTGCATCAGGGATGAATGCCCAGCAAAAAAATATGGATGTGGTTTCAAATAATCTGGCTAATGCCAATACTACTGGTTATAAAAATAGTAGAGCGGAGTTTCAAGACTTAATATATGCCACATTAGAGCGTCCCGATGGACCAGACGATCTGGGTGACGATGGTAGGTCAACACCAGCAGGTATTCAAATTGGTCATGGTGCTAAAAATTCTGCAACGTTAAGAGACTTTAGTACAGGTAGTATGCAAGAAACTGAACAAGATTTTGACTTGGCAATTGAAGGTGACGGTTTTTTTATAATTGAAGGTACTGAAGGAGAAGAATATTATACTCGTGACGGTTCCTTTAAAATTGATGGTGAAGGTAATTTAGTGACTTCAGATGGGTTACATGTACAGAGTTTTGATGGAGAAATCCCCCAAGAAGCTACAAATGTCTCAATCACAGAAGAGGGTAGAGTTATCGCTACCTTGGAAGACGGGGAGACTGACGAAATTGGCGAAATAGAAATAGCCAGTTTTATAAATCCAGCTGGTTTGGAAGCTCAAGGTAGCAATTTGTACTCTGCAACAGCAGCTTCTGGCGATGCTTCCGTAGGGCTTCCGGGGGAAAACGGTAGAGGTCAGCTACAACAAGGTTTTTTAGAAGGATCTAATGTAAATATAGCTGAAGAAATGGTCAACATGATCACTGCACAGCGCGCTTATGAGACCAACTCCAAGTCTATTCAAAGCACCGATGAAATGATGAGTATTGCCAACAACCTTAAAATGTAA
- a CDS encoding flagellar hook-basal body protein has protein sequence MLRGLYTSSSGMLTQQRVQEVKSNNMANLNTTGHKRDMSVKSEFSNMLISRINDPENIGPPQSPQVDNRPYIGELGTGVLLDETVKDFSQGPLKETGNTLDLGLEGDGFFTVNGPDGEEYFTRSGALTLSYDETSEEATLVTLQGDPVLGEEGIIQLSGEKDITVTENGAIYQGQDDEAELIDNLALVNFENPQGLARYGDNLLEQTEESGAPQELDLDGEDFGILSVHQGKIESSNVNSVDEMTGMINALRAYESNQRAIQGHDDTLERAVNDIGRPVT, from the coding sequence GTGCTACGTGGTTTATATACATCCTCATCAGGAATGCTTACCCAGCAAAGAGTTCAGGAAGTGAAATCAAATAATATGGCAAATTTAAATACTACAGGTCATAAAAGGGATATGTCGGTTAAAAGTGAATTTTCAAACATGTTGATCAGCCGGATAAATGACCCAGAAAATATAGGTCCACCACAAAGTCCACAAGTAGATAATCGACCTTATATAGGTGAGTTGGGAACAGGAGTACTATTAGATGAGACGGTGAAAGACTTTTCTCAGGGACCTCTGAAGGAGACGGGTAACACCCTGGACCTTGGCCTGGAGGGCGACGGATTCTTTACAGTTAACGGCCCTGATGGTGAAGAATATTTTACTAGAAGCGGGGCATTAACATTATCCTATGATGAAACTTCTGAAGAAGCTACCCTTGTAACCCTCCAAGGTGATCCCGTATTGGGAGAGGAGGGGATTATCCAACTCTCTGGAGAAAAGGACATCACCGTAACTGAAAATGGGGCGATATATCAAGGGCAAGACGATGAGGCTGAACTAATAGACAACCTTGCTTTAGTGAACTTTGAAAACCCTCAAGGCCTAGCTCGCTACGGTGATAATTTATTAGAACAAACTGAAGAATCTGGTGCCCCACAAGAATTAGATTTAGACGGAGAAGATTTTGGTATACTATCCGTACATCAAGGGAAGATCGAAAGTTCCAATGTAAATTCGGTTGATGAGATGACGGGTATGATAAATGCATTAAGGGCATATGAATCGAATCAGCGGGCAATTCAGGGCCACGATGATACCCTGGAGCGAGCTGTTAACGATATAGGTAGACCCGTTACATAA
- a CDS encoding rod shape-determining protein — protein sequence MLGLNTDIGVDLGTATVLIYRRKKGVVLQEPSVVAVNNDLGKVLAVGEEAYNMIGRTPGNIVAIRPMKDGVIADFSVTEIMLKNFIERACKRKMFLKPRIMVCVPAGITSVEQRAVLEAATRAGAKQTFLIEEPRAAALGANLDIFEPSGSMVVDIGGGTTDVAVLSLGDLVTSTSLRIGGDKFDEAIVQYMKNNHNLVIGERTAEDIKKQVGTAYPELKQDTMEVRGRDQVSGLPRNVTISSEEVYQALKEPVSSILECIKQVLEQTPPELSADIMDKGIVITGGGSLLHGLDKLLQDEVDTPVYIPDNPIGSVAEGTGKALEYLDKLESSLISSKSISKKNRH from the coding sequence ATGCTCGGTTTAAATACGGATATAGGAGTGGATTTAGGTACAGCGACGGTGCTGATTTATCGTAGAAAGAAAGGTGTTGTTCTCCAGGAACCTTCTGTAGTTGCGGTCAATAATGATTTAGGCAAAGTACTTGCCGTAGGTGAAGAAGCTTATAATATGATTGGACGGACCCCTGGAAATATAGTTGCCATACGACCAATGAAAGACGGTGTTATTGCCGATTTTTCCGTAACAGAAATTATGCTTAAAAATTTTATTGAAAGAGCATGTAAAAGGAAAATGTTTTTGAAACCCAGAATAATGGTTTGTGTTCCAGCGGGAATCACTTCTGTGGAACAGAGGGCTGTCCTTGAGGCGGCAACCAGGGCCGGTGCCAAACAGACTTTTCTAATTGAAGAGCCCAGGGCGGCGGCCCTAGGTGCTAATCTAGACATTTTCGAACCCAGTGGTAGCATGGTGGTTGATATCGGAGGCGGGACTACAGATGTGGCAGTTCTTAGTTTAGGAGACTTGGTCACTAGTACCTCACTAAGAATTGGTGGAGATAAATTTGATGAAGCAATTGTCCAATATATGAAAAATAATCATAATCTAGTTATTGGTGAGAGAACTGCTGAAGATATTAAAAAACAAGTTGGGACTGCCTATCCTGAATTAAAACAGGATACCATGGAAGTTAGGGGTAGAGATCAAGTGTCTGGATTGCCCCGCAATGTAACAATTTCCTCAGAAGAAGTTTATCAAGCTCTCAAGGAGCCTGTTAGTAGTATTTTGGAATGCATAAAGCAAGTTTTAGAGCAAACCCCACCAGAACTTTCAGCTGATATTATGGACAAGGGGATTGTAATTACAGGGGGAGGTTCTCTCCTCCATGGATTGGACAAGCTGTTACAAGATGAAGTAGATACACCAGTCTATATACCAGATAACCCTATAGGATCAGTAGCTGAAGGTACGGGAAAAGCCCTTGAATACCTGGACAAGCTTGAGAGTTCCTTAATAAGTAGTAAAAGTATTTCAAAAAAAAATAGGCACTAG
- the spoIIID gene encoding sporulation transcriptional regulator SpoIIID has product MQDYIQERVLEISQYILDTKATVRQVAKNFGVSKSTVHKDITERLPLIKPDRAKDIKKILNQNKAERHIRGGEATRKKYSQPHEIDESEIDQEKELIKENSSISN; this is encoded by the coding sequence ATGCAAGATTACATTCAAGAGCGTGTACTTGAAATTAGCCAATATATTTTAGACACGAAAGCAACAGTACGTCAAGTGGCTAAAAATTTTGGCGTTAGTAAAAGCACCGTCCATAAAGATATAACTGAGCGACTCCCCTTAATTAAACCTGACAGAGCAAAAGATATAAAAAAAATATTGAACCAAAACAAAGCAGAGAGACATATACGAGGTGGAGAAGCTACTAGGAAGAAATATTCACAACCCCATGAAATTGATGAATCTGAAATTGATCAAGAAAAAGAGCTAATTAAAGAAAATTCTTCAATTTCCAACTAA
- a CDS encoding M23 family metallopeptidase, translated as MHKVRQFIRNLVAYLKRIPKKTALIGVYGVIVVILIAFLLFRVFASPDPSIPEADLEEEEKPGSIDVEEIFDSAAEEDSSSVKEDYEQDNSVTMDIGGEEEFDSKVGEASEEDKFESYQERDKDNHEKEEQEKSAAESEEKEQAVEVTSAQDVPEALWPVTGDILTTHGELYQVNNQYRFHNGIDIKAPEGEEVKAAWDGVVETVSEDTSLGLKMVIASDGFSATYANLESLEVEEGQQVYQGEEIGIVGTTAELDASEGSYLHFSVLIDDRSIDPKQVLPDDSH; from the coding sequence ATGCATAAAGTCAGACAGTTTATAAGAAATCTTGTGGCATATCTAAAAAGAATTCCTAAAAAAACTGCATTGATCGGGGTATATGGAGTTATTGTTGTTATTTTAATTGCGTTTTTACTCTTTAGAGTATTTGCATCACCTGACCCAAGTATACCCGAAGCAGATTTGGAGGAAGAAGAAAAACCAGGTTCTATTGATGTTGAAGAAATATTTGATTCAGCGGCCGAAGAAGACAGCTCGTCTGTCAAAGAAGATTATGAACAAGATAATTCAGTCACCATGGATATAGGTGGAGAGGAAGAATTTGATTCAAAGGTAGGAGAAGCTAGTGAAGAAGACAAGTTTGAGAGCTATCAAGAACGAGACAAAGATAATCATGAGAAAGAGGAACAAGAAAAATCAGCAGCAGAATCCGAGGAAAAAGAACAAGCGGTTGAAGTGACTTCTGCCCAAGATGTACCCGAGGCTCTTTGGCCAGTCACAGGAGATATTCTGACAACTCATGGTGAATTATACCAAGTTAACAACCAATATCGCTTTCATAATGGAATTGATATTAAAGCACCAGAAGGTGAAGAAGTCAAAGCTGCATGGGATGGAGTGGTGGAAACAGTTAGTGAAGACACATCCTTAGGCTTAAAGATGGTAATTGCAAGTGATGGTTTTTCGGCAACTTATGCTAATTTAGAAAGTTTAGAAGTGGAAGAAGGTCAACAGGTATATCAAGGTGAGGAGATTGGAATAGTAGGTACTACAGCAGAGTTGGATGCCAGTGAAGGCAGTTATTTACACTTTTCTGTATTAATTGACGATCGATCTATAGATCCAAAGCAGGTTCTCCCAGATGATAGTCATTAG
- the ltrA gene encoding group II intron reverse transcriptase/maturase gives MKKWYSLIDKIYSKKNLEDAYRRVRANKGKPGIDQVTVEAYGSNLEENLETLHHDLKIGAYKPQPVRRVKIPKPDGSTRPLGIPTVKDRVVQQATLNILQPIFDPDFHPSSYGYRPNRSCHKAIAKSEQFINKYNLRHVVDMDLSKCFDKLNHELIIEEVAKKVSDGSVLKLIKKFLKSGVMEDGALEDTEIGSPQGGVISPLLTNIYLDRFDKEMKSRNIRIVRYADDILIFAYTPRQAKRYKDIATEILEDELKLTVNKEKTHITNDRKGVPYLGVIIRSQNISIQPEKIQKFKEKVRTLTPRNHGRNLSEIIKELNPVLRGWANYFRIANCKKQFENLMKWIRRRLRMKKMREWKSWKQLHKTLRRKGYKGEFEKISMNKWRNSSSPLISLALPNKWFDEIGLINISTYQVGILHHFRK, from the coding sequence ATGAAGAAATGGTACAGTTTAATAGACAAGATTTATTCCAAAAAGAATCTAGAAGACGCCTACCGCAGGGTCAGAGCTAACAAAGGTAAACCCGGCATAGACCAGGTAACCGTGGAGGCTTATGGCTCCAACCTAGAAGAAAATCTGGAAACCCTTCATCATGACCTTAAAATTGGCGCATACAAACCACAACCTGTGAGGCGAGTTAAGATACCCAAACCAGATGGAAGTACTCGCCCATTAGGGATTCCAACCGTAAAAGACAGGGTAGTCCAACAAGCAACGTTAAATATACTTCAACCGATTTTTGATCCAGACTTCCACCCGTCAAGCTACGGATACAGGCCTAATCGCTCATGTCACAAAGCAATAGCTAAATCAGAACAGTTCATTAATAAATACAATCTAAGACATGTAGTAGATATGGACCTATCTAAATGCTTTGATAAATTAAACCATGAGTTGATTATCGAAGAAGTAGCCAAGAAAGTTAGTGATGGAAGTGTTCTCAAATTAATAAAGAAGTTTTTGAAGTCCGGAGTAATGGAAGATGGAGCCCTAGAAGACACAGAAATAGGGAGCCCTCAAGGTGGAGTGATATCACCACTACTAACCAACATTTACCTAGACAGATTTGATAAAGAAATGAAGAGTCGCAATATCCGAATAGTAAGATATGCCGATGATATTTTAATATTCGCCTACACACCAAGACAAGCGAAAAGATATAAAGATATAGCTACTGAAATATTAGAAGACGAATTAAAACTAACAGTTAATAAAGAGAAAACTCACATAACAAATGACCGCAAAGGTGTTCCCTACCTAGGAGTTATCATAAGGAGTCAAAACATATCCATCCAGCCTGAAAAGATACAGAAATTCAAAGAAAAAGTCAGAACTCTTACACCAAGAAATCATGGTAGAAATCTATCCGAAATCATAAAAGAGCTAAATCCAGTATTAAGAGGATGGGCAAATTACTTCCGAATAGCCAATTGTAAGAAACAATTTGAGAACTTAATGAAATGGATTAGAAGAAGACTTAGGATGAAGAAAATGCGAGAATGGAAAAGTTGGAAACAACTACACAAAACTCTTCGCAGAAAAGGCTACAAAGGGGAATTTGAGAAAATCTCCATGAATAAATGGAGAAACTCATCAAGTCCTCTCATAAGTTTAGCACTACCCAATAAGTGGTTTGACGAGATAGGTCTAATTAATATTAGTACCTATCAAGTTGGTATTTTGCATCACTTTAGAAAGTGA
- the spoIID gene encoding stage II sporulation protein D, translating to MVKKKKNELQKILIVGAAIGAILLMIIMAISSTYYYLADDPEPEEPPELEPLTLDRDDIVVRVYFHEEQEVKELKLEEYLVGVVISEMPPEFDQEALKSQAVVARSYTLSRLNKTGGPGCDNHQEADVCTDPDFCQAHYTKETVENIFGENANKYYDRVKDAVLATKGEIMTYNGDPVPEAPYHSTCGGQTETAGAVWSADFPFLQSVECDYCDHSSYYRAERNLNKKDLEAGFSQAGFEIPVLAAGEMPELQVTKQSETGRIQKANLLGNQLSGHDIRSMFDIPSTNIEWIPEHDSVRVVTKGFGHGVGLCQYGADGMARDGQNYQDIIKYYFEGVKIKDNLYK from the coding sequence ATGGTCAAAAAAAAGAAAAATGAATTACAAAAAATTCTAATTGTTGGAGCTGCTATAGGAGCTATACTTTTAATGATAATTATGGCAATAAGTTCTACCTATTATTATTTAGCAGATGATCCAGAACCCGAAGAGCCACCAGAACTTGAACCTCTGACTCTAGATCGGGATGACATTGTAGTAAGAGTATATTTTCATGAAGAACAAGAAGTTAAAGAATTAAAATTAGAAGAATATCTGGTAGGAGTAGTGATTTCTGAAATGCCACCTGAATTTGATCAAGAAGCACTAAAATCTCAAGCGGTTGTAGCAAGAAGTTACACATTATCCAGATTGAATAAAACAGGTGGCCCTGGTTGTGATAATCATCAGGAAGCTGATGTTTGTACGGATCCTGATTTCTGTCAAGCTCATTATACTAAAGAAACAGTAGAAAATATTTTTGGAGAGAATGCTAATAAATATTATGACAGAGTAAAAGATGCGGTTTTGGCAACAAAAGGTGAAATTATGACTTATAATGGTGATCCCGTTCCGGAAGCACCTTATCACTCAACTTGTGGAGGGCAGACAGAAACAGCTGGAGCTGTTTGGTCAGCTGATTTTCCTTTCTTGCAATCTGTTGAATGTGATTATTGCGATCACTCTTCATACTATCGAGCTGAAAGAAACCTCAATAAAAAAGATTTAGAAGCAGGCTTCAGTCAAGCAGGCTTTGAAATTCCTGTTTTAGCTGCTGGAGAGATGCCCGAGTTGCAAGTTACTAAGCAATCGGAAACTGGCAGAATTCAAAAAGCAAATCTATTAGGTAATCAGCTTTCAGGTCATGATATCAGGTCAATGTTTGATATACCTTCAACAAACATAGAATGGATACCTGAACACGATTCTGTAAGAGTCGTTACAAAGGGGTTTGGCCACGGTGTCGGCCTTTGTCAATACGGAGCTGATGGTATGGCCAGAGATGGCCAAAACTATCAGGATATAATTAAATACTATTTTGAAGGAGTTAAAATAAAAGATAATTTATATAAATAA
- the murA gene encoding UDP-N-acetylglucosamine 1-carboxyvinyltransferase yields the protein MDKINVVGGNKLTGKVRINGAKNASLPIMAASLLATEPVKINEVPPLKDVGTMCEVLSHLGCEVRDSLPGEVTVNPTNVKNIEAPYHLMRKMRASFLVMGPLLAKQGRARISLPGGCAIGSRPIDLHLKGFSSLGADINFGHGYVEAEAKGLQGNRIYLDFPSVGATENIMMAATMAKGTTVIESAAEEPEIVDLANFLNQMGAKIIGAGTDTIKIEGVDELKGTDHTVIPDRIEAGTFMAAAAITGGEVLVENVISDHIRPVIRKMEEMGVEITEEASGLFVKSYDELAPIKLKTMPFPGFPTDMQPQMMALMTKIIGESSVTETVFENRFKHVDELLRMNADISIDGRTAQVKGGKMLTGAPVKASDLRAGASLILAGLISDGKTEISDIHHIERGYYNMVERLQDLGANIWRNEEFLKEAVNNS from the coding sequence TTGGATAAAATAAATGTGGTAGGTGGTAATAAGCTGACAGGGAAAGTTAGGATTAATGGAGCAAAAAATGCTTCTCTTCCAATAATGGCTGCATCTTTGCTGGCTACCGAGCCAGTCAAAATTAATGAAGTCCCTCCATTAAAAGATGTTGGTACTATGTGTGAGGTATTATCACACTTGGGATGTGAGGTTCGTGATTCCCTACCGGGTGAAGTCACTGTTAATCCAACAAATGTTAAAAACATAGAAGCTCCCTATCATCTAATGCGCAAGATGAGGGCTTCATTTTTAGTCATGGGTCCACTGTTAGCAAAACAAGGTCGAGCTAGAATATCTTTGCCGGGTGGCTGTGCCATTGGCAGTCGCCCAATCGATTTACATCTGAAAGGTTTCTCATCTTTAGGTGCCGATATAAATTTTGGTCACGGCTACGTAGAAGCAGAAGCCAAAGGACTTCAGGGGAATAGAATCTATTTGGATTTTCCCAGTGTAGGTGCTACAGAAAATATCATGATGGCGGCAACTATGGCTAAAGGTACCACTGTCATAGAAAGTGCTGCTGAAGAGCCAGAGATTGTAGACTTGGCTAATTTTCTAAATCAGATGGGTGCAAAGATCATCGGTGCGGGAACTGATACCATTAAAATAGAGGGTGTTGATGAACTTAAAGGGACAGATCACACTGTAATTCCAGACCGTATTGAAGCAGGCACCTTTATGGCTGCTGCTGCCATTACTGGAGGAGAAGTTCTGGTTGAAAATGTTATATCTGATCATATCAGACCAGTAATTCGAAAAATGGAAGAAATGGGAGTAGAAATCACTGAAGAAGCTTCTGGTTTATTTGTCAAAAGTTATGATGAGTTAGCTCCTATTAAATTAAAAACTATGCCTTTCCCAGGTTTTCCAACAGATATGCAGCCACAGATGATGGCACTAATGACTAAAATTATCGGCGAAAGTTCAGTTACGGAAACTGTTTTTGAAAATAGATTCAAACATGTTGATGAATTGCTTAGGATGAATGCTGATATTTCTATAGATGGAAGAACTGCTCAAGTTAAAGGCGGTAAAATGCTTACAGGAGCTCCTGTTAAGGCTTCAGACTTAAGAGCTGGAGCGAGTCTAATTTTGGCAGGATTAATATCAGATGGAAAAACAGAGATATCGGATATCCATCATATTGAAAGAGGTTATTACAATATGGTTGAAAGGTTGCAAGATTTAGGTGCTAATATCTGGAGGAACGAAGAATTTTTAAAAGAGGCAGTTAACAACAGTTAG
- a CDS encoding YwmB family TATA-box binding protein — MYLMAKCRELYHGLITQRKVLLTSVIILSLILILTIVIIESPQARSITFAQNEVFGKELKDQKLNHTKHAEDLKYLLEIVNDLDGKIQVGTVEAVVDQPNTRTSLSEMEQIVNQLADKLKLEKIDENYSIKSSDINGTHGNKSQKMVMAKAGTEKLDIQIVMQTVLKKGTQDKSFILLRVDEKIQNNEEPKYLQKYYEKFDRALLSLEENGEFTTCLSGFLNDKLSEDKQKKIMSKLFEKEGISIKEQHETYNEMIFTGYSSKMDNLIMAGDERLNLSIALANERGMDMTSFRIATPLVYSDY; from the coding sequence ATGTACTTAATGGCAAAATGCCGAGAACTTTACCATGGCTTAATAACACAAAGAAAAGTTTTATTGACTTCAGTTATTATATTGTCACTTATACTAATCCTAACTATTGTAATAATTGAAAGCCCTCAGGCCAGGTCAATAACTTTTGCACAAAATGAAGTTTTTGGGAAAGAATTAAAAGATCAAAAATTAAATCACACAAAACACGCAGAAGATTTGAAATATTTACTTGAAATCGTTAACGATTTGGATGGAAAAATCCAAGTTGGAACAGTTGAAGCTGTGGTGGATCAGCCTAATACTAGAACTTCTTTATCTGAGATGGAACAGATCGTGAACCAACTTGCGGACAAGCTTAAATTGGAAAAAATAGACGAAAATTATTCTATTAAAAGTAGTGATATAAATGGCACACATGGTAACAAGTCCCAAAAGATGGTCATGGCTAAAGCTGGGACAGAAAAGTTAGATATTCAAATAGTAATGCAAACAGTATTAAAAAAGGGGACACAGGATAAAAGTTTTATATTGCTGCGAGTTGATGAAAAAATTCAAAACAATGAAGAACCTAAGTATCTACAAAAGTATTATGAAAAATTTGATAGGGCTTTATTATCCCTTGAAGAGAACGGAGAATTTACCACTTGCCTTTCTGGGTTTTTAAATGATAAACTATCCGAAGATAAACAGAAAAAAATAATGAGTAAACTTTTTGAAAAAGAAGGCATATCTATAAAAGAACAGCATGAAACTTACAATGAAATGATTTTTACAGGCTATAGTAGTAAGATGGACAATTTAATTATGGCAGGAGATGAAAGACTAAACCTCAGTATTGCATTAGCTAATGAACGTGGAATGGACATGACTTCTTTTAGAATAGCAACGCCTTTAGTTTATTCTGACTATTAA
- a CDS encoding YueI family protein — MVNENNNNNGEGLSSKSKLEQKLFTGIHGTPELKKTEKKKHLGEFRERVIKALTFDQVHEEGTYPEIKEAIRHPKARHLIISRKVDLNYARDYINLARHEGLSFTTVDDPDFEGPVALIVVSDEAVNEDDIYVQSRSDKLKELGVSEKIINTSRGSLLCLDCYQELAEKAPDEVEYYNKLSFLDKLLGKKCKSCENN, encoded by the coding sequence ATGGTTAATGAAAACAACAATAATAATGGTGAGGGCTTATCATCTAAATCTAAACTAGAACAAAAGTTGTTTACGGGAATACATGGTACTCCTGAACTAAAGAAAACAGAAAAGAAGAAACATCTAGGTGAGTTTAGGGAACGAGTGATTAAAGCATTAACTTTTGATCAGGTACACGAAGAAGGGACCTATCCAGAAATAAAAGAAGCTATACGTCACCCAAAAGCACGGCATTTAATAATCAGTCGCAAGGTTGATTTAAATTATGCACGAGATTATATTAACCTAGCTCGCCATGAGGGGTTATCTTTTACCACTGTTGACGACCCTGATTTTGAAGGTCCAGTAGCTTTGATTGTAGTCAGTGATGAAGCTGTAAATGAAGATGATATTTATGTACAATCTCGTAGTGATAAGCTGAAAGAACTAGGTGTATCCGAAAAAATTATTAACACTTCTAGGGGTAGCTTATTATGTCTCGATTGTTATCAAGAGCTAGCTGAAAAAGCTCCAGACGAAGTAGAATATTATAATAAACTATCATTTTTGGATAAACTGTTAGGGAAAAAATGTAAATCATGTGAAAATAACTAG
- a CDS encoding F0F1 ATP synthase subunit epsilon produces the protein MARKEFQLEIVTPERIVYSDKVVSITAQAEDGRLGILHDHRPLVTKLQIAPFSFITQEGQEENVAISGSGYLEVTPQKVTVLCQTAELSHEIELERAQEAKERAEERLQASDEAIDYSRAEASLKRAIARIDAARAQRNDD, from the coding sequence ATGGCTAGAAAGGAATTTCAATTGGAGATAGTCACCCCAGAACGAATTGTGTATTCTGATAAAGTGGTGTCTATCACTGCCCAGGCGGAAGATGGTCGTTTAGGCATTTTACACGATCATCGCCCCCTAGTTACGAAATTGCAAATTGCCCCTTTTAGCTTTATCACGCAAGAAGGTCAAGAGGAAAATGTTGCTATCAGTGGTTCTGGCTATTTGGAAGTAACTCCGCAAAAAGTGACTGTATTATGCCAGACAGCTGAATTATCCCATGAAATCGAATTGGAGAGAGCCCAAGAAGCTAAAGAACGTGCTGAAGAGAGATTACAAGCAAGTGATGAAGCTATTGACTACAGTCGAGCTGAAGCTAGCCTGAAACGTGCCATTGCCCGAATAGATGCTGCTAGAGCACAAAGAAATGATGACTAG